A genomic region of Macaca thibetana thibetana isolate TM-01 chromosome 14, ASM2454274v1, whole genome shotgun sequence contains the following coding sequences:
- the CHST1 gene encoding carbohydrate sulfotransferase 1 translates to MQCSWKAVLLLALASIAIQYTAIRTFTAKSFHTCPGLAEAGLAERLCEESPTFAYNLSRKTHILILATTRSGSSFVGQLFNQHLDVFYLFEPLYHVQNTLIPRFTQGKSPADRRVMLGASRDLLRSLYDCDLYFLENYIKPPPVNHTTDRIFRRGASRVLCSRPVCDPPGPADLVLEEGDCVRKCGLLNLTVAAEACRERSHVAIKTVRVPEVNDLRALVEDPRLNLKVIQLVRDPRGILASRSETFRDTYRLWRLWYGTGRKPYNLDVTQLTTVCEDFSNSVSTGLMRPPWLKGKYMLVRYEDLARNPMKKTEEIYGFLGIPLDSHVARWIQNNTRGDPTLGKHKYGTVRNSAATAEKWRFRLSYDIVAFAQNACQQVLAQLGYKIAASEEELKNPSVSLVEERDFRPFS, encoded by the coding sequence GCTGGCGGAGGCCGGGCTGGCCGAGCGACTGTGCGAGGAGAGCCCCACCTTCGCCTACAACCTTTCCCGCAAGACCCACATCCTCATTCTGGCCACTACGCGCAGCGGCTCCTCCTTCGTGGGCCAGCTCTTCAACCAGCACCTGGACGTCTTCTACCTGTTTGAGCCCCTCTACCACGTCCAGAACACGCTCATCCCCCGCTTCACCCAGGGCAAGAGCCCCGCCGACCGGCGGGTCATGCTGGGCGCCAGCCGAGACCTCCTGCGGAGCCTCTACGACTGCGACCTCTACTTCCTGGAAAACTACATCAAGCCGCCGCCGGTCAACCACACCACCGACAGGATCTTTCGCCGCGGGGCCAGCCGGGTCCTCTGCTCCCGGCCTGTGTGCGACCCTCCGGGGCCAGCCGACCTGGTCCTGGAGGAGGGGGACTGCGTGCGCAAGTGCGGGCTGCTCAACCTGACGGTGGCGGCAGAGGCGTGCCGCGAGCGCAGCCACGTGGCCATCAAGACGGTGCGCGTGCCCGAGGTGAACGACCTGCGCGCCCTGGTGGAAGACCCGCGGTTAAACCTCAAGGTCATCCAGCTGGTCCGAGACCCCCGCGGCATTCTGGCTTCGCGCAGCGAGACCTTCCGGGACACGTACCGGCTCTGGCGGCTCTGGTACGGCACGGGGAGGAAACCCTACAACCTGGACGTGACGCAGCTGACCACGGTGTGCGAGGACTTCTCCAACTCCGTGTCCACCGGCCTCATGCGGCCCCCGTGGCTCAAGGGCAAGTACATGTTGGTGCGCTACGAGGACCTGGCCCGGAATCCCATGAAGAAGACCGAGGAGATCTACGGGTTCCTGGGCATCCCGCTGGACAGCCACGTGGCCCGCTGGATCCAGAACAACACGCGGGGCGACCCCACCCTGGGCAAGCACAAATACGGCACCGTGCGAAACTCGGCTGCCACGGCCGAGAAGTGGCGCTTCCGCCTCTCCTACGACATCGTGGCCTTTGCCCAGAACGCCTGCCAGCAGGTGCTGGCCCAGCTGGGCTACAAGATCGCCGCCTCGGAGGAGGAGCTGAAGAACCCCTCGGTCAGCCTGGTGGAGGAGCGGGACTTCCGCCCCTTCTCGTGA